A genomic region of Oceaniferula marina contains the following coding sequences:
- a CDS encoding alpha/beta hydrolase: MKKLIKPMLLVTILCACAGDVRADGVTYKEQKDIAYRTGAKDAYAKERCVLDIYHPEKAEKGFTTVVWFHGGGIQGGEKFIPASLKQKGIAVVAPNYRLHPKVKAPVYIQDAAAAVAWVFENIERFGGDRSKIFVSGQSAGGYLTSMVGMDKRWLKAHGIDANDIAGLIPFSGHTITHFTVRKERGISGKQPVIDDLAPLYHVRKDAPPLLLITGDRELELLGRHEENAYMMRMMRVVGHQDTRIFELDGYGHGIAEAAFPLLLKEIKRVIKRQK, encoded by the coding sequence ATGAAAAAATTAATCAAACCCATGTTACTTGTCACGATATTGTGTGCCTGTGCCGGTGACGTGCGAGCCGATGGCGTTACTTACAAAGAACAAAAAGACATCGCGTACCGGACAGGGGCGAAAGATGCTTACGCGAAGGAGCGTTGCGTTCTGGATATCTATCACCCTGAGAAGGCCGAAAAAGGATTTACCACGGTTGTCTGGTTTCACGGCGGCGGGATACAGGGCGGCGAGAAATTTATTCCCGCGTCATTGAAGCAGAAAGGCATCGCCGTGGTTGCTCCCAACTACCGATTGCACCCTAAAGTCAAAGCTCCGGTATACATTCAAGATGCCGCGGCTGCGGTAGCCTGGGTATTTGAAAATATTGAGCGCTTCGGTGGTGATCGTTCCAAGATCTTTGTTTCCGGACAATCGGCCGGCGGCTATCTGACATCGATGGTGGGCATGGATAAACGATGGTTGAAGGCTCACGGTATTGACGCGAATGATATCGCTGGTTTGATCCCGTTTAGTGGTCACACCATTACCCACTTTACCGTCCGCAAAGAACGCGGCATTAGCGGCAAACAACCAGTGATTGACGATCTCGCTCCGCTCTATCACGTACGAAAAGACGCACCACCCTTGTTGCTGATTACCGGTGATCGCGAGTTGGAGTTGTTAGGCCGTCATGAGGAAAATGCCTATATGATGCGCATGATGCGTGTGGTGGGCCATCAAGATACTCGCATTTTCGAGCTCGACGGTTATGGTCACGGAATAGCGGAAGCTGCATTTCCGCTGTTACTCAAAGAAATCAAGCGCGTCATCAAGCGGCAAAAGTAA
- a CDS encoding sulfatase, giving the protein MIRFFIIPIVCLLSQVWASEGRKPNIILIVADDLGYADVGYHGCKDIPTPHIDSIAHRGVQFTHGYANAAVCSPTRAAMLTGRYQHRFGCEYHIGQFRRSPELKIGLPLEEKTIAERLKPLGYATAMFGKWHLGGEVLQDRSIMPSSRGFDEFFGILEGASLYDDVKNRERKYRRGYELVDGEPEYLTDAFGREAVSFIKRHQDKPFFLYLPFTAPHAPRQIKPEHMEKFKHINPLIRRELVGMVYSLDQNIGRVLSTVQEVGIEDNTLVIFLSDNGGKPNDNGSLNHPLRGQKTQYYEGGIHVPFCMMWPGKIERETKYHNPVIGMDLFPTILKLAGGEIKPDWDIHGTDLMPYLTGKNEGRPHETIFWKSNKHYAVRHKDWKLVKQGAQMELFNLAEDLSESNDLANKHPELVQQLLKKYHAWDSQNIPPSFGHHPSIGEKIERVPR; this is encoded by the coding sequence ATGATCCGTTTCTTCATCATACCGATTGTCTGTCTGCTGAGCCAAGTATGGGCCAGTGAGGGCAGGAAGCCCAATATCATCCTCATCGTTGCCGATGACTTGGGCTATGCCGATGTGGGTTATCACGGCTGCAAGGATATTCCGACCCCTCACATCGATTCGATTGCGCACCGTGGTGTTCAGTTTACCCATGGCTATGCCAATGCCGCGGTCTGTAGTCCTACCCGTGCCGCGATGCTGACCGGCCGGTATCAACACAGGTTTGGGTGTGAGTATCACATCGGGCAGTTCAGGCGCTCACCTGAGCTGAAAATCGGACTTCCTCTTGAAGAGAAAACGATCGCGGAACGGTTGAAGCCGCTGGGTTATGCTACGGCGATGTTTGGCAAGTGGCATCTGGGAGGAGAGGTTTTGCAGGATAGATCCATTATGCCGAGTTCACGTGGGTTTGATGAGTTCTTTGGCATTTTGGAAGGGGCGTCACTCTACGATGATGTTAAGAACAGGGAGCGTAAATATCGTCGGGGATATGAATTGGTCGACGGGGAACCTGAATATCTAACGGATGCATTTGGGCGTGAGGCGGTTTCCTTTATCAAACGCCATCAAGACAAACCGTTTTTCCTCTACCTGCCATTTACGGCTCCGCATGCGCCTCGTCAGATCAAGCCAGAGCACATGGAAAAGTTCAAACATATCAACCCGTTGATTCGTCGTGAACTGGTGGGGATGGTTTACTCGCTTGATCAGAACATTGGCAGGGTGTTGTCGACGGTTCAAGAGGTGGGGATTGAAGATAACACCTTGGTGATTTTTCTCAGTGATAACGGAGGGAAACCCAATGATAATGGCTCGCTGAATCATCCATTGCGCGGGCAGAAGACGCAGTATTATGAGGGTGGAATCCATGTGCCTTTTTGTATGATGTGGCCGGGTAAGATCGAAAGGGAGACAAAGTATCACAACCCAGTGATTGGCATGGATTTGTTTCCGACAATCCTCAAGCTTGCCGGGGGAGAAATCAAACCGGACTGGGATATCCATGGAACCGACTTGATGCCTTATCTGACCGGTAAAAATGAAGGGCGACCCCACGAGACAATATTCTGGAAATCAAACAAACACTATGCGGTTCGTCACAAAGACTGGAAATTAGTTAAACAGGGGGCACAAATGGAATTGTTCAACCTCGCTGAGGATCTTTCTGAATCAAACGATTTGGCGAATAAACATCCTGAGCTCGTCCAACAGCTCCTGAAAAAATATCATGCATGGGACAGTCAAAATATCCCGCCGAGTTTTGGACATCACCCATCCATCGGTGAGAAAATCGAACGTGTCCCACGATAA
- a CDS encoding glucoamylase family protein, which produces MMKSFTQKSLRQLGLLTVGVYMSAAPWNTLRADSDRQFLGELMKDTWSCLDAMRHPKTGLPCDTQKHEGSTNTTNIGLYLASLCVAKELDYVTPEDGRNRVEKILTSLESYNRMHGFMPNFIEVDLSASESKGVMAVSDFNKLATGLIMARQTWPALDKRISRFLDKIEWSRLYDAKTGLVGWGYDFDNDRCAGWGRLWLTADTRSAAFMMVATGAAPPEIWKRMDRQHIQTPYGTICRGYGLGGLFLHAMDGIFLPETYTEVGESAGNLAWQQIQFARKKAYPLWGWSNCYKPDDGYTEGGYLSEHVVTPHCVALMIEYYPKHVTANLRKMTKLGGTVPPKGYEGKKWGLRDSYNMQTKRWDHRYLSLDQGMLFLSLANYLHDGVARSIYGRDPQVKQGLKLLNPYMQTNPTLADRWQQRDAKFGKQKPHTQPASKPAVHHVPLSAAKSNNPKVLTVHKQGGEAALIKLDRREKEVDCKVTIKFPALDLQRLDKVELDLSVLDSSPGPIGALRLLVTDRFGQQRYAHFELSKDQSTYTIPAKDLWGIWIDGAKVDTIQLQFWSNAWFYTTKRWQAQRSSLLLKSIRFHCQL; this is translated from the coding sequence ATGATGAAATCATTCACTCAGAAAAGCCTGCGTCAGTTGGGGTTACTTACTGTTGGTGTATATATGTCGGCAGCTCCCTGGAACACATTACGTGCGGATTCAGATCGCCAATTTCTTGGAGAGCTAATGAAGGACACTTGGTCATGTCTCGACGCGATGCGTCACCCGAAGACCGGATTGCCCTGTGACACCCAGAAACATGAAGGATCGACGAATACCACCAATATTGGCCTCTATCTCGCTAGTCTCTGTGTGGCTAAGGAACTAGACTACGTGACGCCCGAGGATGGCCGCAATCGCGTGGAGAAAATCCTGACATCGCTCGAGTCCTACAATCGCATGCATGGCTTCATGCCCAACTTCATTGAAGTCGACCTCAGTGCCTCCGAATCCAAAGGCGTGATGGCGGTGTCCGATTTTAACAAATTGGCAACTGGCTTGATCATGGCGCGCCAGACCTGGCCTGCATTGGATAAACGCATCAGTCGCTTTCTGGATAAGATCGAGTGGAGCAGGCTCTACGATGCCAAGACAGGGCTAGTAGGCTGGGGCTATGATTTTGATAACGATCGTTGTGCCGGTTGGGGCCGCCTTTGGCTGACAGCAGACACACGGTCGGCTGCCTTTATGATGGTTGCCACAGGGGCAGCACCACCTGAAATTTGGAAGAGGATGGATCGACAGCACATTCAAACACCATATGGAACCATTTGCCGTGGCTACGGATTGGGGGGGCTGTTTCTCCACGCCATGGATGGAATTTTTCTTCCTGAAACCTACACCGAGGTTGGTGAGTCGGCCGGCAACCTCGCATGGCAGCAAATTCAGTTTGCACGCAAGAAGGCTTACCCGCTTTGGGGGTGGTCGAACTGCTATAAGCCAGATGACGGTTACACCGAAGGTGGCTATCTATCGGAACATGTCGTTACTCCGCACTGTGTCGCTTTGATGATTGAGTATTACCCCAAACATGTCACCGCCAACTTGCGTAAAATGACAAAGCTCGGTGGCACGGTTCCTCCCAAAGGCTATGAGGGAAAAAAATGGGGGCTTAGGGATTCCTACAACATGCAGACCAAACGCTGGGACCATCGCTACCTCTCTCTTGATCAAGGCATGCTCTTTCTCAGTTTGGCGAACTATCTGCATGATGGGGTCGCCCGCAGTATCTACGGTCGTGACCCCCAGGTAAAGCAGGGGCTCAAGCTCTTGAACCCCTACATGCAAACCAATCCCACTCTAGCCGACCGCTGGCAACAACGGGACGCAAAATTTGGAAAACAGAAACCTCACACACAACCAGCATCGAAACCTGCCGTGCATCACGTGCCGTTATCAGCAGCCAAGTCGAATAACCCGAAGGTGCTGACCGTTCACAAGCAGGGTGGGGAGGCCGCCCTGATCAAACTCGATCGCCGGGAGAAGGAGGTTGATTGCAAAGTGACCATTAAGTTTCCTGCGCTCGACCTGCAGCGTCTGGACAAGGTCGAGCTCGATCTCTCCGTTCTGGATTCCTCACCCGGGCCTATTGGAGCACTTCGCCTGCTGGTTACCGACCGTTTTGGCCAGCAACGCTACGCCCACTTCGAGCTTTCCAAGGATCAATCAACCTACACCATCCCCGCCAAAGACCTCTGGGGGATATGGATCGATGGCGCCAAGGTTGATACGATCCAGCTCCAGTTCTGGAGTAATGCCTGGTTCTATACCACCAAGCGCTGGCAGGCGCAGAGGAGCAGCCTGTTGCTCAAATCCATCCGCTTTCATTGCCAATTGTAG
- a CDS encoding PEP-CTERM sorting domain-containing protein encodes MKTNKFNKLVSIRQCVAASILASSSLAGAATITWTGAGNGISLFETNNWDNPGGVISVSNFKDVPVPHDFVINDGAATVGGTGGVSGTLDLDGTGTITVSAGAFKLGAGAIIKDGSATFANTTGSNSQLQGVFDNVDAYSGWGTGLIGGLALTNGSTFDTGWFFSGSAVTSSLDAGSILTIREDASGSYGSNIVDFLDTNSMIVYSNVNRTIAEVTSEHLPNFTVNGAPAVVGSNINIYTNGSGLTTVQAIPEPSSLALLGLGGIALILRRRK; translated from the coding sequence ATGAAAACGAATAAGTTCAATAAGCTTGTTAGCATTCGCCAATGCGTTGCTGCTTCAATTCTTGCCTCTTCAAGCCTTGCTGGTGCCGCGACGATCACCTGGACTGGTGCCGGTAACGGGATAAGCCTTTTCGAGACCAACAACTGGGACAACCCTGGTGGAGTCATCTCTGTTAGCAACTTTAAAGACGTGCCCGTTCCCCACGATTTTGTGATTAATGACGGTGCCGCTACGGTGGGCGGCACAGGTGGTGTAAGCGGCACGCTGGATCTCGACGGAACAGGTACGATCACGGTAAGCGCCGGGGCTTTCAAACTCGGTGCCGGGGCAATCATTAAAGACGGTTCAGCGACTTTTGCGAATACAACTGGATCGAACTCCCAGCTCCAAGGAGTGTTTGATAACGTCGATGCTTACAGCGGCTGGGGCACGGGTCTGATCGGAGGCTTGGCTCTCACCAACGGCTCCACATTCGATACAGGCTGGTTTTTTTCAGGCTCTGCAGTAACCTCCAGCCTGGACGCCGGTTCCATCCTGACCATCCGAGAAGACGCCTCAGGCTCCTATGGCAGCAATATCGTTGATTTTCTGGATACCAATTCCATGATTGTATATAGCAATGTGAACCGTACGATCGCCGAGGTCACATCCGAGCATCTGCCGAACTTTACAGTTAATGGCGCACCCGCAGTTGTGGGGAGCAATATCAATATCTACACAAACGGCAGTGGACTTACCACGGTACAGGCCATTCCGGAACCTTCATCCCTTGCCCTGCTCGGTCTCGGCGGAATCGCTCTCATTCTTCGCCGTCGCAAGTAG
- a CDS encoding PEP-CTERM sorting domain-containing protein (PEP-CTERM proteins occur, often in large numbers, in the proteomes of bacteria that also encode an exosortase, a predicted intramembrane cysteine proteinase. The presence of a PEP-CTERM domain at a protein's C-terminus predicts cleavage within the sorting domain, followed by covalent anchoring to some some component of the (usually Gram-negative) cell surface. Many PEP-CTERM proteins exhibit an unusual sequence composition that includes large numbers of potential glycosylation sites. Expression of one such protein has been shown restore the ability of a bacterium to form floc, a type of biofilm.), whose product MKVNFEGDIITATGVNTWPWATVSRGFTYSTSGGDTGEGGAFIQNSGFNKKPRSVAQFGAGLFDVVDGDASNALTINGGTLDLDLGYTAADGDSFLIFENWTIAGGEFDAINITGTALDEGLEFDTSKLYTTGTLGVIAIPEPSSAMLLALGGLTLTLRRRK is encoded by the coding sequence GTGAAGGTCAATTTCGAGGGCGACATCATCACGGCTACTGGTGTCAACACGTGGCCCTGGGCAACGGTGAGCAGAGGTTTTACGTACAGCACAAGCGGTGGTGACACTGGCGAAGGCGGTGCCTTTATTCAAAATAGTGGTTTCAATAAAAAGCCGCGTTCCGTGGCTCAGTTTGGTGCTGGCCTGTTCGACGTGGTCGATGGTGATGCATCCAACGCACTGACGATCAACGGCGGCACATTAGATCTTGATCTTGGATACACAGCAGCCGACGGAGACAGCTTCTTGATCTTCGAAAACTGGACCATTGCTGGCGGCGAATTCGATGCCATCAACATCACTGGCACAGCTCTCGATGAGGGGCTCGAGTTTGATACATCCAAGCTCTACACCACAGGAACGCTCGGCGTGATCGCCATCCCTGAACCAAGCTCGGCAATGCTGCTCGCGCTCGGCGGACTAACGCTCACCCTGCGCCGAAGGAAGTAA
- a CDS encoding PEP-CTERM sorting domain-containing protein (PEP-CTERM proteins occur, often in large numbers, in the proteomes of bacteria that also encode an exosortase, a predicted intramembrane cysteine proteinase. The presence of a PEP-CTERM domain at a protein's C-terminus predicts cleavage within the sorting domain, followed by covalent anchoring to some some component of the (usually Gram-negative) cell surface. Many PEP-CTERM proteins exhibit an unusual sequence composition that includes large numbers of potential glycosylation sites. Expression of one such protein has been shown restore the ability of a bacterium to form floc, a type of biofilm.) has protein sequence MMKMNMKNKPVCISQCVAAAILASSSLAGAALSVTPITNGDFETDLGSTVGSGIANFTQSASDWFEKNGTTKGDALQWDVGNATIPDSANGEVWGLLNVSTIAQTPASSPGAFYQAIGTNEANFDVYVSLDLGIRDNLPFTTVNVNLWSGNVTGADGSSLSGLGATLLDTVTIDDSIFSSGGTVPETVTLSNLNLNTGTSGVAGQTLWLELAAVNPGGIDPSNQALVDNVSVSAIPEPSSTALLGLGGLALILRRRK, from the coding sequence ATGATGAAAATGAACATGAAAAATAAGCCGGTTTGCATCAGTCAATGCGTTGCTGCTGCAATTCTTGCCTCTTCAAGCCTTGCTGGTGCCGCTTTGTCTGTCACCCCGATTACCAATGGTGATTTTGAAACCGATCTCGGTTCGACTGTTGGCTCAGGCATTGCTAATTTTACCCAATCTGCTAGCGATTGGTTTGAGAAAAACGGTACCACCAAGGGGGATGCTCTACAGTGGGATGTTGGCAATGCAACCATCCCGGACAGTGCGAATGGTGAGGTATGGGGTTTACTTAACGTTTCCACAATAGCGCAGACCCCTGCGAGCTCTCCCGGTGCTTTTTATCAAGCTATTGGTACCAATGAAGCTAATTTCGACGTTTATGTGTCCCTAGACCTTGGTATTCGTGATAATCTTCCTTTCACTACTGTGAATGTGAATCTCTGGTCGGGCAATGTGACTGGTGCGGATGGATCGTCGCTGTCGGGGTTGGGCGCAACACTGCTGGACACCGTCACGATCGACGACTCGATCTTTAGTTCTGGTGGCACTGTCCCGGAAACTGTGACTTTATCGAATTTGAATCTGAATACGGGCACCTCCGGTGTTGCTGGTCAAACGCTGTGGCTGGAGCTTGCTGCCGTCAATCCAGGAGGTATTGATCCCAGCAACCAAGCGCTGGTTGATAACGTGTCGGTGTCTGCGATTCCAGAACCTTCATCCACTGCGCTACTTGGACTTGGAGGTCTGGCTCTCATTCTTCGCCGTCGCAAGTAG